The Malus domestica chromosome 06, GDT2T_hap1 genome has a segment encoding these proteins:
- the LOC103417640 gene encoding O-fucosyltransferase 29-like: MGVAKSWLFSLTPAAAKLALLQQHHQNGFSNGGEKKHVLSLRSPAPITATATATKMAPSPSQKERKQAAVSWSWSWSLVCGLMLFGLGLISLFTGQVASDLEWYSQRLVLNTSFYTKRSGNGREAIDVWKSSYSKFYYGCSQRGPHYRPAVKERSSNGYLLIATSGGLNQQRTGITDAVVVARILNATLVVPELDHHSYWKDDSDFIHIFDVDWFMSYLAKDVAIVRRVPEKVMRSMEKPPYTMRVPRKSEPEYYIEQVLPILLRRRVLQLTKFDYRLSSNLDDELQKLRCRVNYHALKFTKSIQELGHKLVMRMRKMAKRFIAVHLRFEPDMLAFSGCYYGGGDKERDEFAEIRKRWATLPDLSAEEERKRGKCPLTPYEVGLMLRALGFANDTYLYIASGEIYGGEETLRPLRELFPNFYTKEMLASEELKPFLPFSSRLAAIDYIVSDESDVFVTNNNGNMAKILAGRRRYMGHKRTIRPNAKRLSALFMARHQMNWETFAKKVKSCQKGFMGDPDEVKPGRGEFHEFPQACVCQKPFKDIEKSNDRDHHSAGKTKSTYNVEKPDEKALQIPIKRNMGKERLSLGDEKDEGFPE, translated from the exons ATGGGCGTGGCGAAGTCGTGGCTGTTCAGCTTGACTCCGGCGGCAGCGAAGCTGGCTCTGTTACAGCAGCACCACCAGAACGGCTTCAGCAATGGCGGCGAGAAGAAGCACGTGCTCAGCTTGAGATCCCCCGCTCCCatcaccgccaccgccaccgccaccaaAATGGCGCCGTCGCCGTCGCAGAAGGAGAGGAAGCAGGCGGCGGTGTCGTGGTCGTGGTCGTGGTCGCTGGTTTGTGGGCTGATGCTGTTTGGGCTGGGCCTGATTTCGCTCTTCACCGGCCAGGTCGCATCTGATCTCGAGTGGTACTCCCAGCGCTTGGTCCTGAACACTTCATTCTACACAAAGCGG AGTGGAAATGGTCGCGAGGCAATTGATGTTTGGAAGTCCAGCTACTCGAAATTCTACTACGGGTGCAGTCAAAGAGGCCCTCACTATCGTC CGGCTGTGAAAGAGCGATCGTCGAATGGGTATTTACTGATTGCAACAAGTGGGGGATTGAACCAACAAAGAACAGGA ATAACAGATGCAGTGGTAGTTGCCCGAATTCTTAATGCTACCTTAGTTGTACCCGAGCTGGATCATCATTCCTACTGGAAGGATGACAG TGACTTTATCCACATTTTTGATGTGGATTGGTTCATGTCTTATCTTGCAAAAGACGTGGCCATTGTCCGGAGAGTTCCTGAGAAGGTCATGCGGAGCATGGAAAAACCTCCATATACCATGCGTGTGCCAAGGAAATCTGAACCTGAATATTATATTGAACAAGTTTTGCCTATACTATTGAGGAGACGT GTTTTGCAATTGACGAAGTTTGATTATAGACTTTCAAGTAACCTCGATGATGAGCTGCAAAAGTTGCGTTGCCGTGTTAATTATCATGCACTTAAATTTACAAAATCTATACAGGAACTCGGTCACAAACTCGTTATGAGAATGCGAAAGATGGCAAAACGTTTCATTGCTGTTCACTTGAG GTTTGAACCTGATATGCTTGCATTTTCTGGGTGTTATTATGGCGGGGGTGATAAAGAGAGAGATGAGTTTGCTGAAATAAGAAAACGATGGGCGACGTTACCT GATTTAAGCGCCGAGGAAGAGCGAAAGCGGGGAAAATGTCCACTGACTCCATATGAGGTGGGTCTGATGCTGCGTGCACTTGGTTTTGCGAATGACACGTATCTCTATATTGCTTCTGGAGAAATTTACGGTGGGGAAGAGACTTTGAGACCTCTAAGAGAGCTCTTCCCAAATTTTTATACAAAGGAGATGCTTGCTAGTGAGGAGCTGAAACCTTTTCTTCCGTTCTCCTCCCGTCTTGCTGCAATTGACTACATTGTCTCTGACGAAAGTGATGTGTTTGTCACTAATAATAATGGGAATATGGCCAAGATTCTCGCAGGTCGAAG GAGGTATATGGGTCACAAGAGGACCATCAGGCCAAATGCTAAGAGGCTCAGTGCTTTGTTCATGGCTAGGCATCAAATGAATTGGGAAACATTTGCAAAAAAGGTAAAGTCATGCCAAAAAGGATTCATGGGTGACCCTGACGAGGTGAAACCTGGTCGGGGTGAATTCCATGAATTTCCACAGGCTTGCGTCTGCCAGAAACCATTCAAAGATATTGAAAAGAGCAACGATAGAGATCATCACTCGGCAGGAAAAACCAAAAGTACATATAATGTAGAGAAACCAGATGAGAAGGCTTTACAAATACCAATCAAGAGGAACATGGGAAAAGAGCGTTTATCTTTAGGAGACGAAAAGGATGAAGGTTTCCCAGAATAA